From the Kallotenue papyrolyticum genome, the window GACTTATGGGGCTATTCATCACCTTCGAAGGGCCTGAGGGGAGCGGGAAATCAACGCAGGCGCGGCGGCTCTACGAGCGGCTGGCCGCGCAGGGCTATCCGGTAATCCTGACCCGCGAACCGGGCGGCACGCCGATCTCGGATATGATCCGGCGCATCGTGCTCGACCTGCGCCATAACGAAATGGATCCCACCACCGAGTCGCTGCTGTTTTCAGCGGCGCGCGCGCAACACGTTGCCGAGCGCATTCGGCCCTACTTGCGTCTGGGCGGCATCGTGATCTGCGACCGCTTCGCCGACTCGATGCTGGCCTATCAGGGCTATGGTTCTGGCCGCGACCTGGATGAGCTGGAAACGCTGACGCGCATTGCGACCGGTGGGCTCAAGCCGGATCTGACCTTCTACCTCGACCTCCCGGCCGCCGAGGGTTTGGAGCGCAAACGACGCGCGGCGGAGCGCCCGGAAGCGCGCAATCCGCTGGTGCCGCCGGTCGCGCCGCCGGAGCGTGTGGAGTGGAATCGCCTTGACGCGCGCGACCTGGACTACCACGAGCGTGTGCGGGCGGGCTTTCTGGAGCTGGCGCGTCGCGAGCCCGCCCGTTGGCGCATCCTGGATGCCCATCTGTCGGTTGACGAGCTGGCTGAGCGGATCTGGCAGACGGTTGTTCCGCTGCTGGCGGGGATCAAACCAGTGGGAGAACAGGCCACGTGAAGCTTCTGATCGCCGTGATTCAACGTCAGGATGAGGCAGCCCTGACCAGGGCGCTGGCCGCTCGCCGCATCGGTGTGACGCGCGTGAGCAGCCAGGGCGGCTTCCTGCGCGAAGGCAACGTCACGCTGTTCATCGTCATTCCCGATCATCGCGTTGACGAGGTGATGAGTTTGATCCGTGAGCACTGCCATACCCGCACGCGCTATGTGGCGCCGTTGCCGCCGGTAGCCGAGTCGGGCGAGTTCTACCCGTCGACGCCGATCGAGGTCCAGGTTGGTGGGGCAACCGTGTTCGTGCTCGATGCCGAAGTGCTGGGGCGTGCCTGAGGCGGGCATGCCCGCAGCTCGCCCTCTCTCAGACGATTAAAAGCTGATTATCAGTGGCACGCCCGTTGCATAGGAGCAGCACGGATGGTATGATGCTCAGCGGCATGGCTCCGCATCGTCGCTGATGATGCGCAGCCTTCATTTGTACAGGAGTCTGGTTGCGTGGAGAGTGTACAGACATTTCTACAGTTTCTGCAGACCTACTGGCAGACCATGGTTCTGGTCGTGCTGGCATACTATCTGTTGCTGTTGTTTGCCGTGGCGGTCTGGACCTATCGCGACATCCGTTCACGCACGCAGGACATCACCGCGCAGGTTCTGGCCGTGGCGCTGGTGCTGGTGTTGCAGCTCCCCGGCCTGATCCTCTACCTGCTGATGCGGCCCAAGCTGACGTTGGCCGAGAAGTACGAGCGTG encodes:
- the tmk gene encoding dTMP kinase; translation: MGLFITFEGPEGSGKSTQARRLYERLAAQGYPVILTREPGGTPISDMIRRIVLDLRHNEMDPTTESLLFSAARAQHVAERIRPYLRLGGIVICDRFADSMLAYQGYGSGRDLDELETLTRIATGGLKPDLTFYLDLPAAEGLERKRRAAERPEARNPLVPPVAPPERVEWNRLDARDLDYHERVRAGFLELARREPARWRILDAHLSVDELAERIWQTVVPLLAGIKPVGEQAT
- a CDS encoding cyclic-di-AMP receptor, with the translated sequence MKLLIAVIQRQDEAALTRALAARRIGVTRVSSQGGFLREGNVTLFIVIPDHRVDEVMSLIREHCHTRTRYVAPLPPVAESGEFYPSTPIEVQVGGATVFVLDAEVLGRA